In a genomic window of Plectropomus leopardus isolate mb chromosome 6, YSFRI_Pleo_2.0, whole genome shotgun sequence:
- the cdo1 gene encoding cysteine dioxygenase type 1, which produces MEPTEVVKPETLDDLIKILHKIFESDRINVEEVQDIMEAYESNPQEWKKYAKFDQYRYTRNLVDEGNGKFNLIILCWGEGHGSSIHDHTDSHCFMKLLQGQLKETLFDWPDSKSQGEMVQKSQRILQENKVAYINDSIGLHRVENGSHTEGAVSLHLYSPPFQTCQTFDQRTGHRNTVKMTFWSKYGEKTPLETTVSQENN; this is translated from the exons ATGGAGCCCACCGAGGTGGTTAAACCAGAAACTCTGGATGACCTGATAAAAATCCTGCATAAGATCTTCGAGAGTGACCGCATCAATGTGGAGGAGGTCCAAGATATAATGGAAGCATATGAGAGCAACCCTCAGGAATGGAAGAAATACGCAAAGTTTGACCagtacag GTACACAAGGAACTTGGTCGATGAGGGTAACGGGAAGTTCAATCTCATTATTCTGTGCTGGGGTGAAGGCCACGGCAG TAGCATCCACGACCACACAGACTCCCATTGTTTCATGAAGCTGCTGCAGGGTCAGCTGAAGGAGACGCTGTTTGACTGGCCGGACAGTAAATCACAGGGAGAAATGGTCCAGAAGTCACAGAGAATTCTCCAGGAAAACAAAGTTGCTTACATAAATG ATTCCATCGGCCTGCATCGTGTAGAAAACGGCAGCCACACAGAGGGCGCAGTCAGTTTGCACCTGTACAGTCCCCCCTTCCAGACCTGCCAGACCTTTGACCAGCGGACAGGGCACAGGAACACTGTCAAGATGACCTTCTGGAGCAAATACGGGGAGAAGACTCCACTT gagACCACAGTCTCACAAGAGAACAACTAA